A genomic segment from Nocardiopsis sp. Huas11 encodes:
- a CDS encoding thioesterase II family protein yields MENGSTTWLRSFVPRPDAERRIVCLPHGGGGATGFRPWADALPGTEVLAVQYPGREDRVGDAFPPDLSAMAALIADELAPLLDRPYALFGHSMGATVAHEVAHALRDRGEPEPLRLFASGREAPHDEEGGKVHLMGDDDLAEELRRLGGTDAEVLRAPELRAMILAYVREDYRLIETYRPRRRPPLTCPVSVFLGAADPDLDPARASRWAGATTGPTDLRVFPGDHFYLVPHRAETLDAVADALR; encoded by the coding sequence ATGGAAAACGGATCCACGACGTGGCTTCGGAGCTTCGTCCCGCGACCGGACGCCGAACGCCGCATCGTGTGCCTGCCCCACGGCGGTGGAGGCGCCACGGGCTTTCGGCCCTGGGCCGACGCCCTTCCCGGAACCGAGGTCCTCGCCGTCCAGTACCCGGGACGCGAGGACCGGGTGGGCGACGCGTTCCCGCCGGACCTGTCCGCCATGGCCGCGCTGATCGCCGACGAGCTCGCACCCCTGCTGGACCGGCCCTACGCGCTCTTCGGGCACAGCATGGGCGCCACCGTCGCCCACGAGGTGGCCCACGCCCTGCGTGATCGAGGCGAACCCGAGCCGCTGCGGCTGTTCGCCTCCGGGCGCGAGGCCCCGCACGACGAGGAGGGCGGCAAGGTCCACCTGATGGGCGACGACGACCTGGCCGAGGAGCTGCGGCGGCTGGGCGGCACCGACGCCGAGGTCCTGCGCGCCCCCGAGCTGCGCGCGATGATCCTGGCCTACGTCCGCGAGGACTACCGGCTCATCGAGACCTACCGACCGCGCCGCCGACCGCCGCTCACGTGCCCGGTCAGTGTGTTCCTCGGCGCCGCCGACCCCGACCTGGACCCCGCCCGGGCCTCGCGCTGGGCGGGCGCCACCACGGGGCCCACGGACCTGCGGGTGTTCCCCGGCGACCACTTCTACCTCGTGCCGC